From a single Mus musculus strain C57BL/6J chromosome 12, GRCm38.p6 C57BL/6J genomic region:
- the Ahnak2 gene encoding protein AHNAK2 isoform 1 (isoform 1 is encoded by transcript variant 1; The RefSeq protein has 1 frameshift compared to this genomic sequence) produces MCDCFHVVLPTWPGAPGSVSGRQLQQREPEAETEDDSVTEGPAGEIIRPRPQGSSPVYEYTAEGAGFGGQENSQGRHSSSGRRRSWWKRGSGDSAAFTSMSHPEESTEVTLKTDVESGASGYSVTGGGDQGIFVKQVLKDSSAAKLFNLREGDQLLSATIFFDHMKYEDALKILQYSEPYKVQFRIKRKLSASKGEEGAVQHSQQGQENQDKDIADGCMETPTKTLEEAGDRERLISKSRDGHHRRTQDRFSWPKFQTLRSKQRAGPRRSHSSSEASEHRETRDMSPTSTDTEVHRTADRQERNTGEGRRRRRFLNLRFGMTSGQSPDTSEQKGKDPKDRRGDAGALDGCPTQEDDTKDREVAVEGQRKDKKETTGYMSEKTTQKNMRENYYSMEKDIPGKIDLKTDRHQKKKKQDKKQEKQTKLLQQRGEHTTGLRWEDSWEEVESLEIGIARLSLKDTPEENMEVNIQVPSAKLEGELTLADKDVVAKDSKFKMPKFKMPSFGVSAPGKPSLEASLEVGAPKVEADVAPPQVQGDLKTPDLSVQLPSADLELKAGQVGVKLPEGQLPEAELPAAQAAAAAGAGLKGHLPKVQMPSLKMPKVDLKGPHVDLKGPKVDVKGAKGEVSAPDLEVSLPGVEVDIQAPGAKLEGELALADKDVAAKDSKFKMPKFKMPSFGVSAPGKPSLEASLEVGAPKVEADVAPPQVQGDLKTPDLSVQLPSADLELKAGQVGVKLPEGQLPEAELPAAQAAAAAGAGLKGHLPKVQMPSLKMPKVDLKGPHVDLKGPKVDVKGAKGEVSAPDLEVSLPGVEVDIQAPGAKLEGELALADKDVAAKDSKFKMPKFKMPSFGVSAPGKPSLEASLEVGAPKVEADVVPPQVQGDLKTPDLSVQLPSADLELKAGQVGVKLPEGQLPEAELPAAQAAAAAGAGLKGHLPKVQMPSLKMPKVDLKGPHVDLKGPKVDVKGAKGEVSAPDLEVSLPGVEVDIQAPGAKLEGELALADKDVAAKDSKFKMPKFKMPSFGVSAPGKPSLEASLEVGAPKVEADVAPPQVQGDLKTPDLSVQLPSADLELKAGQVGVKLPEGQLPEAELPAAQAAAAAGAGLKGHLPKVQMPSLKMPKVDLKGPHVDLKGPKVDVKGAKGEVSAPDLEVSLPGVEVDIQAPGAKLEGELALADKDVAAKDSKFKMPEFKMPSFGVSAPGKPSLEASLEVGAPKVEADVAPPQVQGDLKTPDLSVQLPSADLELKARQVGVKLPEGQLPEAELPAAQAAAAGAGLKGHLPKVQMPSLKMPKVDLKGPHVDLKGPKVDVKGAKGEVSAPDLEVSLPGVEVDIQAPGAKLEGELALADKDVAAKDSKFKMPKFKMPSFGVSAPGKPSLEASLEVGAPKVEADVAPPQVQGDLKTPDLSVQLPSADLELKAGQVGVKLPEGQLPEAELPAAQAAAAAGAGLKGHLPKVQMPSLKMPKVDLKGPHVDLKGPKVDVKGAKGEVSAPDLEVSLPGVEVDIQAPGAKLEGELALADKDVAAKDSKFKMPKFKMPSFGVSAPGKPSLEASLEVGAPKVEADVAPPQVQGDLKTPDLSVQLPSADLELKAGQVGVKLPEGQLPEAELPAAKAAAAAGAGLKGHLPKVQMPSLKMPKVDLKGPHVDLKGPKVDVKGAKGEVSAPDLEVSLPGVEVDIQAPGAKLEGELALADKDVAAKDSKFKMPKFKMPSFGVSAPGKPSQEASLEVGAPKVEADVAPPQVQGDLKTPDLSVQLRSADLELKAGQVGVKLPEGQLPEAELPAAQAAAAAGAGLKGHLPKVQMPSLKMPKVDLKGPHVDLKGPKVDVKGAKGEVSAPDLEVSLPGVEVDIQAPGAKLEGELSLADKDVAAKDSKFKMPKFKMPSFGVSAPGKPSLEASLEVGAPKVEADVAPPQVQGDLKTPDLSVQLRSADLELKAGQVGVKLPEGQLPEAELPAAQAAAAAGAGLKGHLPKVQMPSLKMPKVDLKGPHVDLKGPKVDVKGAKGEVSAPDLEVSLPGVEVDIQAPGAKLEGELALADKDVAAKDSKFKMPKFKMPSFGVSAPGKPSLEASLEVGAPKVEADVVPPQVQGDLKTPDLSVQLPSADLELKAGQVGVKLPEGQLPEAELPAAQAAAAAGAGLKGHLPKVQMPSLKMPKVDLKGPHVDLKGPKVDVKGAKGEVSAPDLEVSLPGVEVDIQAPGAKLEGELALADKDVAAKDSKFKMPKFKMPSFGVSAPGKPSLEASLEVGAPKVEADVAPPQVQGDLKTPDLSVQLRSADLELKAGQVGVKLPEGQLPEAELPAAQAAAAAGAGLKGHLPKVQMPSLKMPKVDLKGPHVDLKGPKVDVKGAKGEVSAPDLEVSLPGVEVDIQAPGAKLEGELSLADKDVAAKDSKFKMPKFKMPSFGVSAPGKPSLEASLEVGAPKVEADVAPPQVQGDLKTPDLSVQLRSADLELKAGQVGVKLPEGQLPEAELPAAQAAAAAGAGLKGHLPKVQMPSLKMPKVDLKGPHVDLKGPKVDVKYPQVDMFDHHDSVRTPNQVGFFPFSDQVGNSRDISTSSCHDSTDAGLSPPFVPSQSLLSYVRPSLSIVDSPHESQGSTLPPFTARVLFPKFHRPKFTLSLPPSESENVLSETESQAVVHSFVTAHTLSGSVVPQVLSSDAAACSVVGVSSSQPSLSQPPEAPKQEAKDTSFKLPSVKLPSFNWSPKKAAESTGDSQSQETPTPSLSLSSMEMDSQIQSSVSIVESPQHAPLEKDVEKGRSRKLSFSMPRLALPKIKVSKGTASVPHGDMRPSLSGTTSGGDLVVVETAVSDAHVGDTHSKDVTTELHVRSPSTTAELVRSKTELPSSKDDLNVRGDSKSLMTVSASQPFGELVPPRTEGPLQPSGRQRDNACTMETPEMDPTAKETSTDSNERRFKMPKFRVPGFRRSSSKERDRLGEQEATQKSQTQVISIPLEAEEKAAACVQLSHVPESKVEAHISLETPEEGTSVKPVESPTYADVVKRDLHGTGSRMHSSTVEHSHTHLSTPEFGTHLYKDSVSLVRVSEPQLPPEETGKQQHPGPGGNIPAEMEARTGSLPSQPRGPLRLKASITDVASQVSVVSMSQLWEDSVLTVTFPKLKVPRFSFPAPSSEADVFFPVVREVEASITGPMHTGSPGLWEASILKTGAEDTRMPPASLEQSLEASPISKVRVHIQGSRGESQEVALPSRMERWSADPLAPGAFCTQIVRESEIPASTIQTPSYGFSLLKVKIPEPPVQACVYTVAPDSQPQESVGGAPSPAAAGGHSAPAEAPPDTGEPFEIISSSVGVPPGPQLADSTSDEEPAEILEFPEDSQEVKVSGMDTKQKPEGKKASLLWSWLPSIGFSSVEEMAAESRDTTQRSPVHVQPTARLDPELPRKQEKAGWFRFPKLGFSSSPTKKPRNTEDGEGQEEHKPQEETVTFFDARESFSPEEEEEAKSEGTSARPGSEAMVASSARTELVLLEQARDTGDKPIPRPVAK; encoded by the exons GAAAACAGTCAAGGCAGGCACAGCTCCTCTGGCAGACGTAGGTCCTGGTGGAAACGGGGTTCAGGGGACTCCGCAGCCTTCACCAGCATGAGCCATCCAGAG GAGTCAACAGAGGTGACACTGAAGACTGACGTGGAGTCAGGAGCCAGTGGCTACAGTGTCACAGGTGGAGGGGATCAGGGGATCTTTGTCAAGCAAGTACTGAAGGACTCGTCGGCTGCAAAGCTGTTCAACCTGAGAGAAG GAGATCAACTGCTTAGTGCGACCATATTCTTTGACCATATGAAATATGAAGATGCTCTTAAAATCCTTCAGTACTCAGAACCATACAAAGTTCAGTTCAGAATCAAACGGAAACTCTCGGCCagcaagggagaggaaggggctgTTCAGCATTCGCAGCAAGGCCAGGAAAATCAG GACAAGGACATTGCTGATGGGTGCATGGAGACCCCTACAAAAACTCTAGAAGAAGCTGGAGACCGAGAAAGGCTTATTTCTAAGTCCAGGGACGGACACCATAGGCGAACCCAGGACAGATTCTCCTGGCCAAAATTTCAAACCTTAAGGAGCAAGCAGAGGGCAGGCCCCCGACGCTCACACAGTTCTTCAGAAGCCTCAGAACACAGGGAAACACGAGATATGTCCCCCACAAGCACAGACACAGAAGTCCACAGGACAGCTGACAGACAGGAACGGAACACAGGGGAAGGGAGACGAAGACGGAGGTTCCTGAATTTGAGGTTTGGAATGACATCAGGTCAGAGCCCAGATACAAGTGAGCAGAAAGGCAAAGACCCCAAAGACAGGAGAGGAGATGCTGGAGCGCTGGATGGGTGCCCAACACAGGAGGATGACACAAAGGACAGAGAGGTGGCAGTTGAAGGCCAAAGGAAGGACAAGAAAGAGACAACTGGGTACATGTCTGAAAAAACCACGCAAAAAAACATGAGAGAGAATTACTACAGCATGGAAAAAGATATCCCAggtaaaatagatttaaaaacagacagacatcaaaagaagaaaaagcaggataaaaaacaggaaaagcagaCAAAACTGTTGCAACAGAGAGGTGAACACACAACAGGACTGAGATGGGAAGACAGTTGGGAGGAAGTAGAAAGTCTAGAAATTGGCATTGCAAGACTGTCTCtgaaagacacaccagaagaaaacaTGGAAGTAAATATACAGGTCCCTAGTGCCAAGCTGGAGGGGGAGCTGACCCTGGCCGACAAGGACGTGGTGGCCAAAGACAGCAAGTTCAAGATGCCCAAGTTCAAGATGCCCTCCTTCGGCGTGTCCGCGCCTGGCAAGCCCAGCCTGGAGGCCTCTCTGGAGGTGGGTGCGCCCAAGGTGGAGGCGGACGTGGCCCCGCCCCAAGTGCAGGGCGACCTGAAGACCCCTGACCTGAGCGTTCAGCTGCCGTCCGCCGACCTGGAGCTCAAGGCCGGCCAGGTGGGCGTGAAGCTGCCCGAGGGACAGCTGCCCGAGGCAGAGCTGCCcgccgcccaggctgctgctgctgctggggccgGCCTGAAGGGCCACCTGCCCAAGGTGCAGATGCCCAGCCTCAAGATGCCCAAGGTGGACCTCAAGGGGCCCCACGTGGACCTGAAGGGCCCCAAAGTGGACGTGAAGGGCGCCAAGGGCGAGGTGAGCGCCCCCGACCTGGAGGTGTCCCTGCCCGGCGTGGAGGTGGACATCCAGGCGCCCGGTGCCAAGCTGGAGGGGGAGCTGGCCCTGGCCGACAAGGACGTGGCGGCCAAAGACAGCAAGTTCAAGATGCCCAAGTTCAAGATGCCCTCCTTCGGCGTGTCCGCGCCTGGCAAGCCCAGCCTGGAGGCCTCTCTGGAGGTGGGTGCGCCCAAGGTGGAGGCGGACGTGGCCCCGCCCCAAGTGCAGGGCGACCTGAAGACCCCTGACCTGAGCGTTCAGCTGCCGTCCGCCGACCTGGAGCTCAAGGCCGGCCAGGTGGGCGTGAAGCTGCCCGAGGGACAGCTGCCCGAGGCAGAGCTGCCcgccgcccaggctgctgctgctgctggggccgGCCTGAAGGGCCACCTGCCCAAGGTGCAGATGCCCAGCCTCAAGATGCCCAAGGTGGACCTCAAGGGGCCCCACGTGGACCTGAAGGGCCCCAAAGTGGACGTGAAGGGCGCCAAGGGCGAGGTGAGCGCCCCCGACCTGGAGGTGTCCCTGCCCGGCGTGGAGGTGGACATCCAGGCGCCCGGTGCCAAGCTGGAGGGGGAGCTGGCCCTGGCCGACAAGGACGTGGCGGCCAAAGACAGCAAGTTCAAGATGCCCAAGTTCAAGATGCCCTCCTTCGGCGTGTCCGCGCCTGGCAAGCCCAGCCTGGAGGCCTCTCTGGAG GTGGGTGCGCCCAAGGTGGAGGCAGACGTGGTCCCGCCCCAAGTGCAGGGCGACCTGAAGACCCCTGACCTGAGCGTTCAGCTGCCGTCCGCCGACCTGGAGCTCAAGGCCGGCCAGGTGGGCGTGAAGCTGCCCGAGGGACAGCTGCCCGAGGCAGAGCTGCCcgccgcccaggctgctgctgctgctggggccgGCCTGAAGGGCCACCTGCCCAAGGTGCAGATGCCCAGCCTCAAGATGCCCAAGGTGGACCTCAAGGGGCCCCACGTGGACCTGAAGGGCCCCAAAGTGGACGTGAAGGGCGCCAAGGGCGAGGTGAGCGCCCCCGACCTGGAGGTGTCCCTGCCCGGCGTGGAGGTGGACATCCAGGCGCCCGGGGCCAAGCTGGAGGGGGAGCTGGCCCTGGCCGACAAGGACGTGGCGGCCAAAGACAGCAAGTTCAAGATGCCCAAGTTCAAGATGCCCTCCTTCGGCGTGTCCGCGCCTGGCAAGCCCAGCCTGGAGGCCTCTCTGGAGGTGGGTGCGCCCAAGGTGGAGGCGGACGTGGCCCCGCCCCAAGTGCAGGGCGACCTGAAGACCCCTGACCTGAGCGTTCAGCTGCCGTCCGCCGACCTGGAGCTCAAGGCCGGCCAGGTGGGCGTGAAGCTGCCCGAGGGACAGCTGCCCGAGGCAGAGCTGCCcgccgcccaggctgctgctgctgctggggccgGCCTGAAGGGCCACCTGCCCAAGGTGCAGATGCCCAGCCTCAAGATGCCCAAGGTGGACCTCAAGGGGCCCCACGTGGACCTGAAGGGCCCCAAAGTGGACGTGAAGGGCGCCAAGGGCGAGGTGAGCGCCCCCGACCTGGAGGTGTCCCTGCCCGGCGTGGAGGTGGACATCCAGGCGCCCGGTGCCAAGCTGGAGGGGGAGCTGGCCCTGGCCGACAAGGACGTGGCGGCCAAAGACAGCAAGTTCAAGATGCCCGAGTTCAAGATGCCCTCCTTCGGCGTGTCCGCGCCTGGCAAGCCCAGCCTGGAGGCCTCTCTGGAGGTGGGTGCGCCCAAGGTGGAGGCGGACGTGGCCCCGCCCCAAGTGCAGGGCGACCTGAAGACCCCTGACCTGAGCGTTCAGCTGCCGTCCGCCGACCTGGAGCTCAAGGCCCGCCAGGTGGGCGTGAAGCTGCCCGAGGGACAGCTGCCGGAGGCAGAGCTGCCcgccgcccaggctgctgctgctggggccgGCCTGAAGGGCCACCTGCCCAAGGTGCAGATGCCCAGCCTCAAGATGCCCAAGGTGGACCTCAAGGGACCCCACGTGGACCTGAAGGGCCCCAAAGTGGACGTGAAGGGCGCCAAGGGCGAGGTGAGCGCCCCCGACCTGGAGGTGTCCCTGCCCGGCGTGGAGGTGGACATCCAGGCGCCCGGTGCCAAGCTGGAGGGGGAGCTGGCCCTGGCCGACAAGGACGTGGCGGCCAAAGACAGCAAGTTCAAGATGCCCAAGTTCAAGATGCCCTCCTTTGGCGTGTCCGCGCCTGGCAAGCCCAGCCTGGAGGCCTCTCTGGAG GTGGGTGCGCCCAAGGTGGAGGCGGACGTGGCCCCGCCCCAAGTGCAGGGCGACCTGAAGACCCCTGACCTGAGCGTTCAGCTGCCGTCCGCCGACCTGGAGCTCAAGGCCGGCCAGGTGGGCGTGAAGCTGCCCGAGGGACAGCTGCCCGAGGCAGAGCTGCCcgccgcccaggctgctgctgctgctggggccgGCCTGAAGGGCCACCTGCCCAAGGTGCAGATGCCCAGCCTCAAGATGCCCAAGGTGGACCTCAAGGGGCCCCACGTGGACCTGAAGGGCCCCAAAGTGGACGTGAAGGGCGCCAAGGGCGAGGTGAGTGCCCCCGACCTGGAGGTGTCCCTGCCCGGCGTGGAGGTGGACATCCAGGCGCCCGGTGCCAAGCTGGAGGGGGAGCTGGCCCTGGCCGACAAGGACGTGGCTGCCAAAGACAGCAAGTTCAAGATGCCCAAGTTCAAGATGCCCTCCTTCGGCGTGTCCGCGCCTGGCAAGCCCAGCCTGGAGGCCTCTCTGGAGGTGGGTGCGCCCAAGGTGGAGGCGGACGTGGCCCCGCCCCAAGTGCAGGGCGACCTGAAGACCCCTGACCTGAGCGTTCAGCTGCCGTCCGCCGACCTGGAGCTCAAGGCCGGCCAGGTGGGCGTGAAGCTGCCCGAGGGACAGCTGCCCGAGGCAGAGCTGCCCGCCGccaaggctgctgctgctgctggggccgGCCTGAAGGGCCACCTGCCCAAGGTGCAGATGCCCAGCCTCAAGATGCCCAAGGTGGACCTCAAGGGGCCCCACGTGGACCTGAAGGGCCCCAAAGTGGACGTGAAGGGCGCCAAGGGCGAGGTGAGCGCCCCCGACCTGGAGGTGTCCCTGCCCGGCGTGGAGGTGGACATCCAGGCGCCCGGTGCCAAGCTGGAGGGGGAGCTGGCCCTGGCCGACAAGGACGTGGCGGCCAAAGACAGCAAGTTCAAGATGCCCAAGTTCAAGATGCCCTCCTTCGGCGTGTCCGCGCCTGGCAAGCCCAGCCAGGAGGCCTCTCTGGAGGTGGGTGCGCCCAAGGTGGAGGCGGACGTGGCCCCGCCCCAAGTGCAGGGCGACCTGAAGACCCCTGACCTGAGCGTTCAGCTGCGGTCCGCCGACCTGGAGCTCAAGGCCGGCCAGGTGGGCGTGAAGCTGCCCGAGGGACAGCTGCCCGAGGCAGAGCTGCCcgccgcccaggctgctgctgctgctggggccgGCCTGAAGGGCCACCTGCCCAAGGTGCAGATGCCCAGCCTCAAGATGCCCAAGGTGGACCTCAAGGGGCCCCACGTGGACCTGAAGGGCCCCAAAGTGGACGTGAAGGGCGCCAAGGGCGAGGTGAGCGCCCCCGACCTGGAGGTGTCCCTGCCCGGCGTGGAGGTGGACATCCAGGCGCCCGGTGCCAAGCTGGAGGGGGAGCTCTCCCTGGCCGACAAGGACGTGGCGGCCAAAGACAGCAAGTTCAAGATGCCCAAGTTCAAGATGCCCTCCTTCGGCGTGTCCGCGCCTGGCAAGCCCAGCCTGGAGGCCTCTCTGGAGGTGGGTGCGCCCAAGGTGGAGGCGGACGTGGCCCCGCCCCAAGTGCAGGGCGACCTGAAGACCCCTGACCTGAGCGTTCAGCTGCGGTCCGCCGACCTGGAGCTCAAGGCCGGCCAGGTGGGCGTGAAGCTGCCCGAGGGACAGCTGCCCGAGGCAGAGCTGCCcgccgcccaggctgctgctgctgctggggccgGCCTGAAGGGCCACCTGCCCAAGGTGCAGATGCCCAGCCTCAAGATGCCCAAGGTGGACCT GGGGCCCCACGTGGACCTGAAGGGCCCCAAAGTGGACGTGAAGGGCGCCAAGGGCGAGGTGAGCGCCCCCGACCTGGAGGTGTCCCTGCCCGGCGTGGAGGTGGACATCCAGGCGCCCGGTGCCAAGCTGGAGGGGGAGCTGGCCCTGGCCGACAAGGACGTGGCGGCCAAAGACAGCAAGTTCAAGATGCCCAAGTTCAAGATGCCCTCCTTTGGCGTGTCCGCGCCTGGCAAGCCCAGCCTGGAGGCCTCTCTGGAGGTGGGTGCGCCCAAGGTGGAGGCAGACGTGGTCCCGCCCCAAGTGCAGGGCGACCTGAAGACCCCTGACCTGAGCGTTCAGCTGCCGTCCGCCGACCTGGAGCTCAAGGCCGGCCAGGTGGGCGTGAAGCTGCCCGAGGGACAGCTGCCCGAGGCAGAGCTGCCcgccgcccaggctgctgctgctgctggggccgGCCTGAAGGGCCACCTGCCCAAGGTGCAGATGCCCAGCCTCAAGATGCCCAAGGTGGACCTCAAGGGGCCCCACGTGGACCTGAAGGGCCCCAAAGTGGACGTGAAGGGCGCCAAGGGCGAGGTGAGCGCCCCCGACCTGGAGGTGTCCCTGCCCGGCGTGGAGGTGGACATCCAGGCGCCCGGTGCCAAGCTGGAGGGGGAGCTGGCCCTGGCCGACAAGGACGTGGCGGCCAAAGACAGCAAGTTCAAGATGCCCAAGTTCAAGATGCCCTCCTTCGGCGTGTCCGCGCCTGGCAAGCCCAGCCTGGAGGCCTCTCTGGAGGTGGGTGCGCCCAAGGTGGAGGCGGACGTGGCCCCGCCCCAAGTGCAGGGCGACCTGAAGACCCCTGACCTGAGCGTTCAGCTGCGGTCCGCCGACCTGGAGCTCAAGGCCGGCCAGGTGGGCGTGAAGCTGCCCGAGGGACAGCTGCCCGAGGCAGAGCTGCCcgccgcccaggctgctgctgctgctggggccgGCCTGAAGGGCCACCTGCCCAAGGTGCAGATGCCCAGCCTCAAGATGCCCAAGGTGGACCTCAAGGGGCCCCACGTGGACCTGAAGGGCCCCAAAGTGGACGTGAAGGGCGCCAAGGGCGAGGTGAGCGCCCCCGACCTGGAGGTGTCCCTGCCCGGCGTGGAGGTGGACATCCAGGCGCCCGGTGCCAAGCTGGAGGGGGAGCTCTCCCTGGCCGACAAGGACGTGGCGGCCAAAGACAGCAAGTTCAAGATGCCCAAGTTCAAGATGCCCTCCTTCGGCGTGTCCGCGCCTGGCAAGCCCAGCCTGGAGGCCTCTCTGGAGGTGGGTGCGCCCAAGGTGGAGGCGGACGTGGCCCCGCCCCAAGTGCAGGGCGACCTGAAGACCCCTGACCTGAGCGTTCAGCTGCGGTCCGCCGACCTGGAGCTCAAGGCCGGCCAGGTGGGCGTGAAGCTGCCCGAGGGACAGCTGCCCGAGGCAGAGCTGCCcgccgcccaggctgctgctgctgctggggccgGCCTGAAGGGCCACCTGCCCAAGGTGCAGATGCCCAGCCTCAAGATGCCCAAGGTGGACCTCAAGGGGCCCCACGTGGACCTGAAGGGCCCCAAAGTGGACGTGAAGTACCCCCAAGTAGATATGTTTGACCACCATGATTCTGTGAGAACCCCTAACCAGGTTggattttttccattttctgatcaAGTGGGTAACTCAAGGGACATTTCTACCAGTTCGTGCCATGATTCTACTGATGCTGGTCTTTCACCTCCTTTTGTGCCTTCTCAGTCCTTGTTGTCATATGTTCGTCCATCTTTGAGTATTGTTGACTCTCCACACGAATCTCAAGGTAGTACACTCCCTCCTTTTACTGCTCGCGTATTGTTCCCCAAATTTCACAGACCTAAATTTACCTTATCTCTTCCACCTTCAGAGTCTGAAAACGTTCTGTCTGAGACTGAGTCTCAGGCTGTTGTCCATTCTTTTGTTACGGCTCACACCCTGTCTGGTTCAGTAGTCCCTCAGGTCCTTTCTTCCGATGCTGCTGCTTGTAGTGTTGTGGGTGTGTCCTCCAGTCAGCCTTCACTCAGTCAGCCACCTGAGGCACCTAAGCAAGAAGCAAAAGACACTTCCTTCAAATTGCCTAGCGTCAAGTTACCTTCTTTTAATTGGTCTCCAAAGAAGGCAGCAGAGAGTACAGGTGATTCTCAGTCACAGGAGACACCCACACCCAGTCTAAGTTTGTCCTCAATGGAAATGGATTCTCAAATTCAAAGTAGTGTTTCCATAGTGGAATCCCCCCAGCATGCCCCTCTGGAAAAGGACgtggagaaaggaagaagccGGAAGCTGAGCTTTTCCATGCCAAGACTGGCACTACCCAAGATAAAGGTTTCTAAGGGGACGGCTTCTGTGCCACACGGAGACATGAGGCCTTCACTCAGTGGTACCACATCTGGAGGTGATTTGGTAGTCGTAGAAACAGCTGTCAGTGATGCCCACGTTGGGGACACTCATTCAAAAGATGTCACCACAGAACTCCATGTCAGATCCCCCTCAACCACAGCAGAGTTGGTTAGGTCCAAAActgagcttccttcttccaaagaTGATCTGAATGTCAGAGGTGACAGCAAAAGTCTCATGACTGTCTCTGCAAGTCAGCCCTTTGGGGAACTGGTACCACCCAGAACAGAAGGTCCCCTGCAGCCATCCGGTAGACAGAGAGATAACGCCTGCACCATGGAAACCCCTGAGATGGATCCCACAGCAAAGGAGACGTCAACAGACTCGAATGAGCGCCGGTTCAAAATGCCCAAGTTCAGAGTTCCTGGTTTCAGACGCTCCTCATCCAAGGAGCGAGACCGGCTTGGAGAACAGGAAGCCACTCAAAAGTCacagactcaggtcatcagcatCCCCTTGGAGGCAGAAGAAAAAGCAGCAGCCTGCGTGCAGCTGTCCCATGTGCCTGAGTCCAAGGTAGAGGCACATATCTCCCTGGAGACCCCAGAGGAAGGGACCAGTGTGAAGCCCGTAGAGAGCCCAACGTATGCAGATGTTGTAAAACGAGATCTCCACGGGACAGGCTCGAGGATGCATAGCTCCACTGTTGAGCATTCCCACACACATCTGTCCACCCCTGAGTTTGGGACCCATCTATATAAAGACTCTGTCTCCCTTGTGAGGGTCTCAGAACCCCAGCTTCCTCCAGAAGAAACAGGCAAGCAGCAGCATCCTGGGCCAGGAGGAAATATCCCTGCTGAGATGGAGGCTAGAACAGGAAGCTTGCCTTCCCAGCCGCGAGGGCCTCTGAGGCTGAAGGCCTCCATCACTGATGTggcatcccaggtctctgtggtGAGCATGAGTCAGCTCTGGGAGGATTCTGTATTGACTGTTACATTTCCCAAACTGAAGGTACCCAGGTTCTCCTTCCCTGCTCCCAGCTCTGAGGCTGATGTGTTCTTTCCTGTGGTGAGGGAGGTCGAAGCCAGCATTACTGGTCCCATGCATACAGGTAGCCCTGGGCTCTGGGAAGCCAGCATTCTAAAGACAGGCGCCGAGGACACCAGAATGCCACCAGCAAGCCTTGAGCAATCTTTGGAAGCATCCCCAATTTCTAAGGTCAGAGTGCACATTCAGGGGTCTCGAGGTGAAAGCCAAGAAGTCGCTCTTCCTAGCAGGATGGAAAGGTGGAGCGCTGACCCCTTAGCTCCTGGAGCCTTTTGTACCCAGATTGTGCGGGAGTCAGAGATCCCTGCTTCTACAATCCAAACTCCTTCTTACGGATTTTCTTTGCTGAAAGTGAAAATTCCAGAGCCCCCTGTGCAGGCCTGTGTGTATACAGTGGCTCCTGATTCGCAGCCGCAGGAGAGTGTGGGTGGAGCTCCCTCACCAGCCGCTGCAGGGGGACACTCTGCTCCTGCTGAGGCCCCACCTGATACTGGCGAACCATTTGAGATTATCTCTTCCAGTGTTGGCGTGCCTCCGGGGCCCCAACTTGCAGACAGCACCTCTGATGAGGAGCCCGCAGAGATTCTTGAGTTTCCTGAGGACAGCCAGGAGGTTAAGGTCTCTGGCATGGAtacaaaacagaaaccagaaggtaAAAAGGCCAGCCTGTTGTGGTCCTGGCTTCCGAGTATTGGGTTTTCCTCCGTGGAAGAGATGGCTGCTGAGTCCAGAGACACAACCCAAAGATCCCCTGTCCACGTGCAGCCTACCGCTCGGCTGGACCCCGAACTGCCCAGGAAACAGGAGAAGGCGGGCTGGTTCCGGTTTCCCAAGTTAGGGTTCTCCTCTTCACCCACTAAGAAGCCCAGGAACACTGAAGACGGGGAAGGCCAGGAAGAGCACAAGCCCCAGGAGGAGACAGTCACCTTTTTTGATGCTCGAGAAAGCTTTtccccagaggaggaggaggaagccaagtCAGAGGGGACAAGTGCCAGGCCTGGTTCTGAAGCAATGGTGGCATCCTCTGCGAGAACAGAACTCGTACTGTTGGAACAGGCTAGAGACACTGGTGACAAACCTATCCCCAGGCCCGTGGCCAAATGA